TAACCGATGAATTGAAGAACTCATCCATaattaaaatgaagattaaaaataattttaatatttgtggtATGCAGCTAAAGTTGTACAATGGAAAAGGTTATAGccataaatgtacatatatgaaGCATTTGACtcaataaggaaaaaatacaataacacgaatataaagaaaatggaagaaaagaaattataggccaggtgcagtggttcacgcctgtaatcccagcactttgggagtctgaggtgggaggatcacttgagctcagggagatcccgtctctacagcaaaaagaaaaatattagctgggtgtagtgccaggcacctgtagtcccagctactcaagaggctgaggcaggagaattacttgagcccaggtggttgaggctgcagtgagctgtgattgcaccactgcactctagaatgggccacagagtgagaccttgtctccaaaaaaaaaaaaagaaaagaaaaaagaaaaaaagaagtgcatACAGAAATGAgtaaattgggggaaaaaagaacaaagatgaaaaccacttccttacttttgaaaataaaatgaagtagatAACTTCTGACAAAAGtactcaaaaaaaagagagaagatatatAGAATATAAACTATAGAGAagattataattacatatttattacaaattaaaaaaactgTAAGAGAACACTACAGATAACATAAACTTGAAAAGtgaataattttttcaataataTAAATTTGAACAATATGTAAGGTGTGGTCCTACTTTTTATTAACtgtatatttacatgtaaatattctcaaagaaaaaaagttaacatatttTACAAGTGACTAACCATGGGGTAAGAATTTATGAAttcgtatttttttctttttcttttttttgagacaaagtctcactgtgttgccgaggctggagtgcaatggcatgatgttggctcactgcaaactctgcctcctgagttcaattgattctcctgcctcagcctcctgagtagctgggattacaggcacctgccaccatgcccggttacattttttttttctttttttgagatggagtttcactcttgttgctcgggctggagtgcaatggtacaatcttggctcaccacaacctccgcctcctgggttcaagcaattctgctgcctcagcctcttaagtagctgggattacaagcatgcaccaccatgcccagctcattttgtatttttagtagagacggggtttctccatgttggtcatgctggtctcgaactcccgacctcgggtgattcgcccgccttagtctcctgaagtgttgggattataggcgtcagccaccgcacctgccctggctaatttttatatttttagtagagacagggtttcaccatgttgaccaggcaggtcttgaactcctgacctcaagtaatctatctgccttggcctcccaaagcactgggattacagacatgaaccaccacactgggcATATTATTTTCATCCATCTGAGTTTTCTAACTTTCAGCAGTGAATATAGATTTTTTAATCCACTAATGGACTGGAGGGGAGGAGCTGCAGAAGTGCCTGTGGGTCACACTTCCCTCAGGGCCCATCCCAAGCTTACTGCTAGTTCTGGACAGGGACCCTTCTGGCTCTGGCCGAGAAGTCCTGGTTTCTATTGTGAAGCCTCCAAACTCCATTCTCTATCTTTCTCTTCTGGAGTGATTTGTTTCCCcaattttcagtctttcttaCCCTAGGACATAGACCCATGGATCTCTGAGCCTTATCCTACCCCTGGGTCCATCTCTAGTCCCCCGAAGTCTAGTCTGGGCCCAGCACCTGGAATCCTATTCCTTGGGAGGAGGGTTGAGTCTATAGGAAGCACAAAGCAGTGTTGGACCTGGCTAAAGTCCTCGGGATGTTGGAGTCACACAGATGTGGATTCAAATCCCTTGCTGCCTCTTACTGGCTTATGGATTTAGTCGTGTTCCTTAGACTTTCCATCTTTAGTTCGTTAATAACGCCAcattataaaatgagataaagtatgCAAAACAACCATACACAATGGTGCTCAGTAAATTGTTACTTCTTCACTGTTAGTTATTTGctttattaaaggaaaaactttaataaaacaaattcaatttaacagagtttaattcaGCAAAGAACAATTCACAGATCAGACTGTCCCCAGAACCAGATTAGGTTCAGAGGGACTCCAGGGCCGCCACACAGTCAGAAAACATcgatggacagaaaaaggaaagtgacaaatAGAAACcgaaagtgaggtacagaaacagctggactGGTTACAGCTGgaatttgccttatttgaacacagttggCTGTCTGTGATTGACCAAAACTCTGTGATTGGTATAAGACGCAGTTACAATGtacacatccagttaggttacagtttaCTATGTACAAATAAACCGTTAGGcggaacttaaaatatgtaaggatgtggctttaggctaaacttaatttaacagcCTGTATTTCCAAGGAATTTACTAGCAATCCTGGTGTGTTAGGAAACGATGACTCTCATTTAGCATGTGGggcttaacatttttaaattggaggGTGGCGTGGGGCCGACAGTTGAGGAGGCAGTATATAGAACCACTTAACCAGGTACCCCAACTAAGTGCTGTATTTCTGCCACCGGGGAAAACAGGAGGCcagttttcattgttgttgttgttgttgttgttgttttggagatggagtcttgctctatcgcccaggctggagtgcagtggcgtgacctcggctcactgcaatttccgcctcccaggttcaagcgattctcctgtctcagccacccaagtagctgggattacaggcacgtgccaccacacttagctaatttttgtatttttagtagagaccgggtttcaccatgttggccaggatggtctcaatctgctgacctcgtgatccgcccaccagtcttttacaaaatataaacattttactaaaggagggagaaaatattattttgaaagttgGATGCATTTTCAGGTGGTTGTGCTGGGAATGGTGAGGTTCTTCCAGGGAAGGGAATTACTTTTTCCTTCAGGACCATGCATTGATGGATAACTGGAGGTGATGCTGTCCCCTGCTGGACATGGTCAGGGGAGACAGGGAGTGAGGGAAGTTGTCACGGAGTAAGAAACAATTTTCCCTTGAAGTGCTCGGGGGAAGAAATGACGGGGCGGGAGTGCAAATGGGCATACAGTGACCCAGGCGTTACATCAGCTGGAGCACTGAGTGGGATTTGAGAATTCATTTAGGGAAGGAATTCAGAGTCACAGTGGACTTCAAATCTCCGTATCCCATATTTCTTAAACAGTTGGGGTAAGAGCtagattttctgttatttgtgaTGGGTGCCTGAGCCGTTCGGAAAAGGTGACCCTAGAAGGCCGGAGGAATTGGGAATGTCTGAGTTGCCTGTGAAGAGTTGAGTAACAGTCTGTATGTGCTGGGAACCTGAAGAAATTACTCCTGAAGGTTAGTCCTAAAgtgtttcatttcattatttctcaTGGAAGGAGAAACTCTAGATGAACTTAGCGACCTATGTAGGACTTGGGGAAAGGCTTGGCAGACGTTTAGGGTCTTTGCAATGAATCTGACCCTATAAGTCAGCTGGAGCTTCTCATTAGTCTATACATACCTGTCTGGATAAAGGGCTCCTTTGAATATATCTGATCATCTCCTTTTGAAAATTCAGCAATTTCTCTCCTAGGAGACTGCTACTCATCCTACCTTTCTGAATATCCATTACTCCTTCTTCCCACAGCTTGAAGGCAAGTCCActcctcctcctggaagccttcccttGACTGATTCCTCGCTGAGTTCACAGGTATCTCATCCATGCCCAAGTTTTGCCCCCTTCCATGAGGTGAAGGGCTCTCAAGATGAGAGCTTTAGGTCCTGAGTTTGGAATGCCCGTTTCTTTGTGGATGCCCTTGGCTCTTTAAACTCATGGTATCTCAGACCAACAAGATAATCTCCCTCCTTCTCATCTACTTAGACCTCTGATTAGCTGATGGCATGACTGTGTTCCCGGTCACACAGGTTAGACATTTCACCTGCCTCACTGCCTGGCTCTATTATTGGAAGTCCTGGCTCTATTACGTCTTCCAATTCTGCAGTGTAGATAGGATGAGGGCTCTCGGGGGTAATGCAATTCACTGTGTATCTGCTTAGGTATCAGTCATTCCCAAGCCCTCATTTTGGCCAAATGAAATGCCTCTGCCCATGAAGTTTCACCTTGTTCTCCAGCCCAACATATTGCCTTCTCTTCTGTGGACTTTTCATGCCATTGCGCCAGCACATTCTCATGTTCCAGAGCATGCTGACCTTGTATCACACTTACTGATGTCTGTGGACATTCCTCTACCTACGATGTGAGCTCATTGTGGACAGTATGTTTATCTGATCTACCCACTTCCTCATCTCAGTGACTTGTACCTATTTGGTCTCAGTAAATTAGGTTTTTCTGGCCATTAGCACATTATGTGCATTCTAACCACTTAAACTTGCCTGTATCTCCCACTGGTGGATAAGTTTCTTGAGGACTGGACTAAGCATGATTTAGCTTTGTGTCCAGTATGTGAACTGAGCACTGTGCCAGACAAAACCAAAgtgtataataaatattaaattaaatgggCAAAGTTAACTTCATTTATCATTTAGTATTTATTACACCTTAAATAACTCCAACGTTAAAAGTTTAgggttaaaaaaatgaaaggtttGGCAAAAGCAGATGAGCCTATAAGAGAAATAGACAAGGAGAGACTAGAGATAGAGGAGGAGATCTAAGATAATGTGGTATCACAAGAAAGGAAAGAGTTTAGATGGAGACCAAATATGAAGACAACTGGTTTAGCACCATGGAGGTCTCTGGGGAGCTATGTAGAGTCATTTTTCCTTGGGAGGAAAGGACCAGGAGCCACAGTGGTTACACTGATGAGTGAGTGAGGGGGAGATGCAAAGATGGAGGGGAAAAGTATTAATAACTGTTCAAGAACTTTGCCTATACAAAAGAGGAGGGTAATAGGGAAGCAAAAAGACATGGGAGCAGGATCCAGAGaggattttcatttaaaatggggCATATGAGTATGTTAAAAGCTGATGGAGTGGGGAAAACTTTCtgggaaaaatataaaacctttGATAAGATCTAAGATACTTAATTACATAAAACTAATTATTTTTGCGTGATAAAATCAAGTGAGATATtgggaaagaatatttttaacatcCATAACAGATGTGACACACAATTTGGATGATCACAGAGATGCAAAAACAATGTATTTGTAACTGCATTCTACCTGCTTCTCAGCTGTCATTTCTATTTATAGCAGAAGACAACCACACCAACAGACGAAAAAATTAAACTATCCCCTCaatattatttagttatttttctgtaCTTATCCTTAAAAACCCAGATAATAGGTTCTGTCTTCAAGGAATCCATCCTTTCCCCATGATTTCCTTTACCTTTGTACACAATTGTATTGGTCACCATAACACTGTTTTGTAATTACATACTGCACATCTGCGTCTCCAACTTGACTCTGAGTTTGTTGAGAGCAGAGACATTCTCAGTATCCAGTTTATGCCCATTAACTATGTTGATTCTTGTTGTCTGATAGTCACGTAAGTCCCCTGTGGACTTCGGTGCTTTGTAGTGTTAGGTAGGACTATTTCTGCATTTGTCACATTCCTAAAAGGAATGTTTTCAGTCCCCAGCAAGTTCCCCTGTTGCCCCTTCTGAGTCAGAACCCACCTTCTCCAAATATAACTATGCTCGATTTCTAGCACCATTGATTAGTTTTGCCCGTTCTTCAACCTCATATAAAATCAGTCATACAGCTTGTTTTCttatgtctgacttcttttgtTCAACATTAAGTCTGTGAGATCAAAATGTGTTGATGTATGTCAGCAGGTCAgcagtttgttctttttccttgttgTGTACTATTTTATTGCATGAATGAtgattgttttaataaataacaataaacctttttttttttttttttttgctttttagagaAAAGTCTTTTCCCAACTCTAGAATATTATTTAGTCAAGAATATGTttggttttaaatgttttcctatgTTACACGTTACACGGGTCtctaaaacataagaaaaacaagAGCCCATGTTTCTCTCCTTgaaaacaggattttaaaaaatacacaaatgaaaattaatgaactcTTAGTAGAGTTCCTTTCCACGGAGTTGGGGGAAAGTTGCCCTTCCAGGGTTTTGCTCTGTAGGAACACCCTGAATGTTACCTTGGACTATGGGAGTAGCAGGGGGCTTCCTGAGTAGAGGGCTCCCTTGCCTGATGTGCTTTTATGTCTCTTTCCGTCTCCTTGCATCGGCGATTTCCAGTGAGATGAGTCAGAAAACGACCAAGGAGGGTCCCAGACTCTCCAAAAACCAGAGGTACTCCGAGCACTTCAGCATACACTGCTGCCCGCCGTTCACCTTCCTCAATTCCAAGAAGGAGATAGTGGATCGGAAATACAGCATCTGTAAGAGCGGCTGCTTCTaccagaagaaagaggaggactGGATCTGCTGCGCCTGCCAAAAGACCAGGTGAGCGGTCGCCCAGCCCCGCGGCACGGCTGGGCACAGCGCGTGGTCTCGGCTCCGGGCACGCCCCTCCCGCTCCGCACCCCACTCTTCCCCCCAGTCGGCTCCGGGTTAGGCTCCGACACCGGAAGGCACTCCAGGGAGACTGGAAGGTGGGTGGGGGAGCAGGGCCTTCCTACCTGTTTCCAGCTCCTGCCAGCGTCGCTTAAGCAGCCGAGGAGAGCCCTGGCTCCCGCCTCCAGCTTCTTTTGGCCCTCTCAGAACCAGCCGCCGTGCCACGTCCCCTCAGAAGCCCAAGAAACAGCCAGCTGCGCCCCCCGCGGTGGTCAGAGCGCCAGCCAAGCCACGGTCCCCTCCGAGGTCTGAGCGTCAGCCACGGTCCCCTCCGAGGTCTGAGCGTCAGCCACGGTCCCCTCCGAGGTCTGAGCGTCAGCCACGCCCCCGCCCAGAGGTCCGACCACCGCCAGCCAAGCAGCGTCCCCCTCAGAAGTCCAAGCAACAGCAGCGCAGCAGCCCCCTCAGAGGGCCAGGCGCCAGTCGTGGGGGGTCCCCCGTCAAAGCTTCTAGGTTCTGGTAACACCATCTCTTCCCTTTTGTTCCCCAGCCCTAAGGTTAGTAGCTGCTTCCTGTGTTTACTAACACCGGGCTGTCTCCACAGCCCTTTTCAGCCTTATTACCCAACCTGTGTAATCAGCTCCCTCCATTAAATCCCCTCTGGTTGAAATACCTAGTGTGGCTTCTGGTTTCCTCCTAGATGCTATTGGTGCATACTTTGGGTGGCTGTGGCCATTGCTTCCTTTGTTTAATAGGACTGGAAGTTGTTAATCTATCAATTGAGATTATAGACCATGGTAACAGATTGAATAAATGAGTTCCTGAATGCCTGTGCCTCAGGGAGATAAGGAATGGTGACTCTAATCCTTATATGTAAAAGGAGAGGGTAATCCATTGGACCCATCCATCCTCCCAACACACTTCATCTCATGTCAATCTCAGTGGCaataccattcattcattcactcattcacttactcaACAAATCCTATTGTATACCTGTAAAGTTCTATTTGATGTGCTGGGGGAAGGGAATATGGCAGCGAGGAAGCTGTGTTATTTGAGATTCACCAGGACGATATAAGAGAATAGGTGTCATCGTGTAGGGATCAGTGCCATAATGTTTTCGTAATATGCATGTACATGGGACCATGAAAACCATAAGCAGGGAGTTACTAGCTCTGCCACAGGAGTTTGGGGCTTTACAAGGGACATTTGGATAGGATGAGTAGACGGCAAAAGCAAGGTGAGTCATATAGAGACAAAAAGAGGGCCAGGGATGAACATGTTCACCTACCCTATCTTGGTAGGctaggttttttctttctttctttcttttctttttgttttgtttcttttttttccttttcttttctttttttttttttagcagttttaggttcacagcaaaattaaggggaaggtacagagatttcccctAAATTCttgccccaacacacacatgcctgaccaatttttaaatttatttttatttatttatttatttactgttctGAAGGTATATCAGCATGCCAACTTTTTAGAGCTTTTATTATTTGGAAGTGAACCTGTTTATAAGTTGGTGTTAATTGTATTCTGATACCCAGCACTTCTGTAGCATCTACTGTGTGTAGGTATCACATAATGTTTACTGATTTAGGAGGAAGAAAAGTCAATGGGGGAGAATGTTAAAGATGCCCCTAGAGAATATGGTTTTTGGGTCACCACTAAGGCCTGGGCATCTGCCTTTTTAGTAAGAATTCACCACCCCCTCCCCTCAAGGTACAGTTATGTAGACAGTACACAGACTACACAATGATCAATGCTGACCTAAACAACCCATAAATGAATAATCCAGATTATTTGTGATGTGAGGTAAAGAAATGTGGAAAGTGACAAATTTATGGTACCAAAAGTGAAAGCATTAAAAAGGCACAAGATTAGGCAAGTTTAATTTGTGAAGGAAGTAACTACTCACTAAAACTTTAACAGCAAGTTGTATGACAGGTTACCTAGTCATTAACTGAGACCCTCTTAAGGAGCATGAGTAGAAGGGTCCTAGGAGAGGTAAGTATTGATATATGGAAGTAGttagaaaatgtataaaacagaGGAAATTAGTTGTATAAAAGGCATGTCACCTATGGTGGTGGCTTTGGGTGGCTGGAGTTCAATCAGGACACGGAAAGGAGTTAGAAGACAATGAAAGCAAACTTCACCATACTCACAGATTTGTCTGGACCTAACCTTGCTCAGTGTATTCACCTAAATTCAGGAGGTATCCTAGTGCTGGCGTGCTTTGACTCCCTCAGTTAACTAATCTCAGTGGGTATCAGAGAAGGTGCCTCCACAGGCTGTTATTACCTTCTTAGCCATTGTCCCTTACCTGGGAACAGAGGATCTGAAAGGCTTCATTCATAATGTCCCATGACTTCACTTATGCACTATCGGAGTCCTACTTGAgatattcatttttccttcttagaTTCCCAAAGGTCTTCAGGTAATATATTGGAGCCACTTCTTCGTCATATTGTCTATTCCTTTTATTGATACTGATTGACTATTTTGAATCGAAGGAGTGGGAGGCAGGTTGATAGGAAATATTTGCTCTTAAGCAGAGCTACTAACTTACACATgaagaaaggataaaaaagatTTTCTGAAGCCAACTTGCTTTCTGAAACAGTGCTATTTCTGAAGTATTGCTTgtaaaggttaaataattttggCAAAGGCCTAATTGGGTTCTTAATAACTCCTTTGGATAGGTCTTCTCAAAAACCAGAGAATGATGTAATATTAGAAACCGATTGTATGGTTGCAGCATCCTGATTAAACATGGTGGCATTCTTAATATTTGATAGGAGGTAACAGTGGCGTCTCCCTCTTAGTTTATTCTGTCCTCTCAATTCTGAGATTTTAGGAATTCACAAGGTTGTCCTTGCCTTTGGGTTTAACAGGTACGTCCTGGGCCTCTTTTGGTTTTAGTATTCTGCTTTTGGGAGCTGGGGATCTGTGGTTCTTTGAAAACCACCGTGGCTGTGGGTGGTTAATTTGGAGTCAATCAGTCACATATATTCAGAAGTGCTGTGTGTGCCTttgactcatttttttctgcacaacatgttttatattattaaattgagCCCTGCACACAAGCAGCCTGGCAGACTGTGATTTTCCAGGAAACAGCAGAGCTAGAGAAAAGGTCTGAGCTCTTTGCTTTCTGTTCAGGCTCTTGTTCTGCCTGTGTCTCAGGTTGCATTACTGCTTTTATTAGTTTGGGTGACTTAACTCTTGAATTTTACCCTACCTGTGGCACACCGTCTTTCCTATCTGGGAGCAGGCCTTTATACATCCTGGTGGTCCCTACAGTACAATGCTTATGCAGAGCAGATGCTTTTGCAGAGGCCTAGATTAGCCAGAGAGGCTTCCAGTCCTGGGAGCTGTGTGTTGTTTTGGAGTGTGACAGCCTCTGTCTGGTCACTGGTCCTTACCTGGTCCAGACCACATGGTTAACTATGCTTTCTCTGATAGCCTTAACCCAATTGTCTCTCATTCTCCTTCAACACTCATTTTATAAATCCCTGATTCTAGATTAAGCTCACCACCTGCCTGCATTGGTTTTCCAGCTGCTGAAGATGGTCATGTGTGCATAGAGCTGCTGAGCACAGTTTGGGAAAAGCTTTATAGCCTGGTGGGTTGGTGCCACCAAAAATGGATGAACCCCAGCTACTCCCCAGACTGTCTTGGCTCCACCAGCCCCTGCACATTCATCAGAATATACATCTGTCTTTAAATCCTTCCCCTCAACCTCAGAGGATGAAGCATTTATTCGCTGATGAGGCCagtcccccacccctccctgtgATCTTCCAACCTCTTATCTCCTTTGGGGTCTTGCTGTACAACTTAGCAACCCTCCTAACCACTTCAGCCTTTGTATCTTGTCTCTTTCTCATTAGCATTTTGACATGTTTTGCTCTCTCATATTGACTACATGTTCATGTCTGGCCCTATCCTCTTTTCTCTCTACCttagacaaattttaaaaagaatagtgtAAACTCATCATCTTTACTTCCTCAAATCCCATTTGCTCTTCAATTCATTGTGTTCTAATTTCTTCCCTTAGCACCCCCGGCCCCTGGAATTCCTCTTGTGCAGATTCCTCCAGAAGTAACAATGCAAGGGCAAgaagtttatttgggaggtgaaggGGACACTGGAGAAATGTGGGAAGCAAgacaagggagggaaagagacaatttaaagaaaaaacattatcTAACCAATTCTCACCACGGGTTCCTGGAACTTAGTCCTGCCGAGGACCCCTGGGGAACAGCGTAGACATGTGTGTCAGTTATCTCACCAGAGGGCTGGAGGAACTGGGATATTTATACACCAGTTCTTGTCAGTCGTTAGTTAGCCAATGCTGCTTCAAGGGTGGGGGCATTCATTCTTTGACACATCTAGCTTGTTAAGGAGATGGCAAAGTGGGCTGCAGCAGCAAGATACAAACCCTCAGGAAAAGAAAGGCAAGTGCTGGCACCTGGAAGTGGGGCTGAGCACAAGAGTGGTAAGGGCAAGGGGTTATGGCCAAGGCACCAGTAGTGTTTGCTCTAATGGTTACCTGTGGCCTTCATGCTGCTTTTCCTAATGAATGCTGAACCCAGTCTGTATATCAATGGTGCTTTCTGTTGGATTTGTTGGGCTGTTCTCTCATTCAGTCTTTAAACTCTCTGTTCTCTTGGTTTCTGtgactctcttcctccttttctctgcagGAACTTTCCTTCCCCATCTTCTCGTGAGTGCTTACTCTTCTGCCAATTGCTTAACCTTGAGGTGCCCTAGGGTTCCAAACTGAGCTCTCTGCTTATATGATTTTGCCTTctcttgtggttttaattatGACTCTCATGCTGATAACTTCTAAACCTTAATTCATCCTTGACATTAATATATGAGCCTATTCACTCAGCAGATCAATTTGATGTTGGAAAATCTAATCTGTCTACGCTTGATTTCTTTCCTACAAAGcttgttcttctttttgtttgctaTCTCAGCAAATAACACAGCTGTCCAACTAACCCCCTAAGTTGGAAACCTAAGCACATTGTAACTTCCAATTTTCCCTTGCATATAAATGCCTGCCAATTTGACTTTCTGATGGGAAGGAGTGCAGGATTGAGATCAAGCTAGAAACAAAGTAGTGGGAATGGAGATAGTTGATAAAATAAGGCTCCTCCACAGCACGTATGGAGGGATTGGCCTTTGATGGGAACAAGAAAAGCTGTTAGATTGTGCGAAGTAGAGAGAGACCCATTAATAGGCATTAAGACAGAGGTGGGTCATGCCGGAGAATGAGTGAGCTAGAAGTTTGAGAAGGTTAGGGTACACCTGGAATGTTAGAGACCAGGCTTCTAGGCAGTAGTTAGGGCTGGCTGAGCTCAGCTCAACAGAGCTGTATATAAATCATTTGTTCTTAAGGAGCTCTTTCTCCAATGAAGGAAACAGATTGCCACCTCTGAAATCATCAGTAGAATCACACAACTCCACATCCACACTCTGCTTCTCTTCCAACTTGTTTGCCAAATGCCCTCACAACAACTGTTCTTAAACTTTACCATGTGCCTCCAGTGCTCTGACTCCTCCATTTTTATCTCCATCTATCAGACTCTTCACTTTCCAAATTAGAAATGATATCccaacattttaatatatttcacaaATACCCTAGAATCCCCTGCCTTCTGAATATTTGTCTTACACCCCTGGGAAAACCCCAGCCTTTGATGAACCCAACTAACTGGCTTCACCATGCTTGATTTTGGGCAGCTAAGCATCACTGGAGAAAAGCACTCAGCAGGACAATAGTAGCTGGGCATAAGCAGAATTGTGTTTATCCTATCACTAAGCGGTTTCCTTTTGGGCAGTTACAGTTCAATTGCATGCATTCAGACAAAAAAGGAAGCATATACTTCAAAAGTGTCATGTATGCACGTGTAGTTTATATGCTCACACAATACTCCACATGTATCAGGCTTACTGATGTATAATTTACATGTGGTAAAATTAAACTCTTTTGGCATACATTTCTATGCACAGAGTCCTATGACTACTGCCACAAgtaagatatagaatattttcattatccttCAAAATTTCCTTATATTTCACCTTTGCAGTCAACTCCCCAACCTGTAGTAACCACTGACCTATCTTCTGTTCCTTTAGTTTTGTCTTTTGTAGGATTCtatgtaagtggaattatatattattatagcCTTTTGAGtgtggcttcttttacttaacataGTGCTTTTGAA
Above is a window of Macaca thibetana thibetana isolate TM-01 chromosome 2, ASM2454274v1, whole genome shotgun sequence DNA encoding:
- the MOBP gene encoding myelin-associated oligodendrocyte basic protein isoform X1, which codes for MSQKTTKEGPRLSKNQRYSEHFSIHCCPPFTFLNSKKEIVDRKYSICKSGCFYQKKEEDWICCACQKTRTSRRATSPQKPKKQPAAPPAVVRAPAKPRSPPRSERQPRSPPRSERQPRSPPRSERQPRPRPEVRPPPAKQRPPQKSKQQQRSSPLRGPGASRGGSPVKASRFW
- the MOBP gene encoding myelin-associated oligodendrocyte basic protein isoform X2, with the protein product MSQKTTKEGPRLSKNQRYSEHFSIHCCPPFTFLNSKKEIVDRKYSICKSGCFYQKKEEDWICCACQKTRTSRRATSPQKPKKQPAAPPAVVRAPAKPRSPPRSERQPRSPPRSERQPRPRPEVRPPPAKQRPPQKSKQQQRSSPLRGPGASRGGSPVKASRFW